A stretch of Crossiella cryophila DNA encodes these proteins:
- a CDS encoding sigma factor, which yields MNASIGDTWWVDVPLNPAGHRDLTGIPPIRLARLLDQTMGLARHAIRAQHGPLRGLLGGVDDLTQQLRLWILAAARTYDPDRGPWTAHVTQRVRQQAADHWRATVGYTALQKVRAFRYADGKPLSAKDQLQVAHALSLLPGGQSTLDESDDSVDVGENFEHTVDNRSVATSATLALLRASETDDPVAAQRLCRGFVMYVLRHVCGVAQRRIAACGIHHRTAAAVENELRARVRELLDPFG from the coding sequence ATGAACGCCAGCATCGGCGACACTTGGTGGGTCGACGTGCCACTGAATCCCGCCGGACACCGCGACCTGACTGGGATTCCGCCCATTCGACTGGCCAGATTGTTGGATCAGACGATGGGATTGGCTCGGCACGCTATTCGCGCCCAGCACGGACCGCTGCGCGGTCTGCTCGGCGGCGTCGACGACCTCACCCAGCAACTACGGCTGTGGATCCTGGCTGCCGCCCGAACCTACGATCCCGACCGTGGACCGTGGACAGCGCATGTGACGCAACGGGTTCGGCAGCAGGCCGCCGACCACTGGCGGGCCACCGTCGGCTACACCGCCCTGCAGAAGGTCCGTGCCTTCCGGTACGCGGACGGCAAGCCCCTCAGCGCCAAGGATCAACTCCAGGTCGCTCACGCCCTGTCCCTGCTCCCGGGTGGACAGTCCACCCTGGACGAATCAGACGATTCCGTGGACGTAGGTGAGAACTTTGAACACACCGTCGACAACCGTTCCGTCGCGACTTCGGCCACCTTGGCCTTGCTTCGTGCCTCCGAGACGGATGATCCGGTTGCGGCACAGCGGTTGTGCCGAGGTTTTGTGATGTACGTGCTGCGCCATGTATGCGGGGTGGCGCAGCGGCGAATCGCGGCCTGCGGAATCCACCACCGCACCGCGGCTGCGGTGGAGAACGAGCTACGCGCGCGGGTCCGAGAACTCCTCGACCCTTTCGGTTGA
- a CDS encoding RNA polymerase-binding protein RbpA yields MRLLRVAQSVPQVVEVDRDHDLAPRMPVSFLCPHPAADCVVTVPMSTAATDIPLTWDCLPHGTTAARIDPPPTAAEIEKAKNPAQQAKTPKAGGERRSRRGNPDWTPKTPLEHLMERRSPAELEELVQYRLAKLRGEPVRAFPAGRNKP; encoded by the coding sequence GTGAGGCTCTTGCGCGTGGCCCAGTCCGTACCTCAGGTGGTCGAGGTCGACCGGGACCATGACCTTGCCCCGCGGATGCCGGTGAGCTTCCTCTGCCCGCACCCGGCCGCGGACTGCGTCGTCACCGTTCCGATGTCGACCGCCGCCACCGACATCCCGTTGACCTGGGACTGCCTCCCGCACGGCACCACTGCTGCACGCATCGACCCGCCACCGACCGCTGCCGAGATCGAGAAGGCCAAGAACCCGGCGCAGCAGGCGAAAACCCCGAAGGCGGGCGGCGAGCGCCGTTCCCGGCGCGGCAACCCGGACTGGACCCCCAAGACCCCGTTGGAACACCTCATGGAGCGCCGCTCACCCGCCGAGTTGGAGGAGTTGGTGCAGTACCGCTTGGCCAAACTACGCGGAGAACCTGTGCGCGCCTTCCCCGCCGGTCGGAACAAGCCATGA
- a CDS encoding DNA polymerase encodes MQPINSTRPVRHLTWEELLDTVRRGTPMTGPAHLLGLELSGWPGAWHVRVEPFSGTMAVLVAEVDEHGLRQLGWLDRTQRIRWVATDLGTVAIALAKVGVQLRLGYCLTLAQRAVDGYHRAEFTPPSDRAGLSERYRQIQADIGATSHGSALERLIELDSANALAAAELNVAGLPWDTGRHREVLTGLLGESSQADLYPRLTELDEQVAECFGGARFRWRTELPDAFDGEGVEVHGSRICDIEHLEHPAVPLLTRWRHLDALAHQFGYDWAKRWTVADRWFPVFYPAGTSTGRWTAEGGGLQLPRSLRCCVRARPGRRLLIADVSQLEPRILAHMAGDSGLLDFAEHDDPYEGLGRRFGMDRATAKTALLAALYGRRSGASRQAMNLLMRSCRAAMELLAEAEERARHGAAVRTELARTLPRPEQSTWSAIETSAARRTAEERLLVARFGRRGRAFPVQGTAAEVCCAALAALRTLLRGEDAGVVAFLHDEFVVEVAEDAVGEIEPLLRHAVLVGLARVVGQDAGSLPVSVHSGMDWERSKS; translated from the coding sequence ATGCAGCCCATCAACAGCACCCGTCCCGTCCGGCACCTCACCTGGGAGGAGTTGCTGGACACCGTTCGCCGTGGCACGCCGATGACCGGCCCGGCACACCTGCTGGGACTGGAACTCTCCGGTTGGCCAGGTGCCTGGCACGTCCGCGTCGAGCCCTTCAGCGGCACCATGGCCGTGCTCGTCGCCGAGGTTGACGAGCACGGGCTTCGACAACTGGGGTGGCTGGATCGCACCCAGCGAATCAGGTGGGTCGCCACGGACCTGGGCACCGTAGCCATCGCACTCGCCAAGGTAGGCGTGCAGCTGCGGCTCGGATACTGTCTCACCCTGGCCCAGCGGGCCGTGGACGGTTACCACCGCGCCGAGTTCACCCCGCCAAGCGACCGTGCAGGGCTCTCTGAGCGGTACCGGCAAATCCAGGCCGACATCGGCGCCACCTCGCACGGCAGTGCGCTGGAGCGCCTGATCGAACTGGACTCGGCAAATGCGCTGGCCGCTGCGGAGCTGAATGTTGCCGGGCTCCCTTGGGATACCGGACGGCACCGCGAGGTCTTGACCGGGCTGCTGGGGGAGTCCAGTCAGGCTGACCTGTACCCGCGACTAACCGAGCTGGATGAACAGGTGGCCGAGTGCTTCGGTGGCGCGCGTTTTCGGTGGCGTACCGAACTGCCGGATGCTTTCGACGGCGAAGGCGTTGAGGTTCACGGGTCGCGGATCTGCGATATCGAGCACCTGGAGCATCCAGCGGTGCCACTGCTGACCCGGTGGCGACACCTGGACGCTCTGGCCCACCAGTTCGGCTACGACTGGGCCAAGCGATGGACGGTGGCGGATCGATGGTTCCCCGTGTTCTACCCAGCCGGGACCTCCACCGGCCGGTGGACCGCTGAAGGCGGCGGTCTCCAGCTTCCACGTTCGCTGCGATGTTGCGTACGCGCGCGTCCGGGCCGCAGGTTGTTGATAGCCGATGTGTCCCAGTTGGAGCCTCGAATCCTGGCCCACATGGCGGGGGACTCGGGACTGCTGGACTTCGCTGAGCACGATGATCCCTACGAGGGGTTGGGCCGGAGGTTCGGTATGGACCGGGCAACGGCCAAGACCGCCCTGCTGGCCGCGCTCTACGGTCGGCGATCCGGGGCCTCGCGCCAGGCCATGAACCTGCTGATGCGGAGTTGCCGGGCCGCGATGGAACTACTGGCTGAGGCCGAGGAACGCGCCCGGCATGGCGCTGCGGTGCGCACCGAACTGGCCCGAACCCTGCCCCGCCCGGAGCAGTCGACCTGGTCCGCGATCGAGACCAGTGCCGCCAGGCGGACTGCGGAAGAGCGCCTTCTGGTGGCTCGGTTCGGGCGCCGGGGGCGTGCATTCCCGGTGCAGGGCACCGCAGCGGAGGTCTGCTGTGCTGCCCTGGCCGCGCTGCGGACACTTCTCCGGGGAGAGGACGCCGGTGTGGTCGCCTTCCTGCACGACGAGTTCGTGGTGGAGGTCGCCGAGGACGCCGTCGGGGAGATTGAGCCCCTGCTGCGCCACGCAGTGCTGGTGGGCCTGGCGCGAGTGGTGGGGCAGGATGCCGGTTCCCTGCCCGTGTCCGTCCACTCAGGAATGGATTGGGAAAGGTCAAAATCCTGA
- a CDS encoding DUF3558 domain-containing protein, which translates to MRDRSILVAVLAVGGLVLAGCTGNGTAMTSSASPTTTTKAAATLPPRPKTIPVAGLDSCGVLTADQQQQLQVDRKPRLSQPDQTDHLGNRSCSFDKSNQDPRFGLRVTPVPQEGAEVWLKGERNVKVKQVTAGGFGAVETRIGDNSTSCHVVVDVAPGQSLDVMGTALTKEAFTTDQTCEKARVAAEMVMQTLSVRG; encoded by the coding sequence ATGCGTGACCGATCAATCCTCGTCGCCGTCCTCGCCGTCGGCGGGCTGGTGTTGGCCGGCTGCACCGGCAACGGCACGGCAATGACAAGCTCGGCGTCGCCCACCACCACGACGAAGGCGGCCGCCACGCTGCCGCCGCGACCGAAGACCATCCCGGTCGCCGGGCTGGACTCGTGCGGCGTGCTGACCGCCGACCAGCAACAGCAACTCCAAGTCGATCGCAAGCCGCGGCTGTCCCAGCCAGATCAGACCGACCACCTGGGCAACCGAAGCTGCTCCTTCGACAAGTCGAACCAGGACCCCCGGTTCGGCCTCCGCGTCACTCCAGTGCCGCAGGAAGGTGCTGAGGTTTGGCTCAAGGGTGAGCGCAACGTCAAGGTCAAGCAGGTCACGGCCGGTGGTTTCGGCGCTGTTGAGACCCGAATCGGTGACAACTCCACCTCGTGCCACGTCGTGGTTGACGTGGCACCGGGTCAGAGCCTGGACGTGATGGGCACCGCGTTGACCAAGGAGGCGTTCACCACAGACCAGACGTGCGAGAAGGCACGAGTGGCGGCGGAAATGGTCATGCAGACGCTGTCCGTTCGGGGCTGA
- a CDS encoding helix-turn-helix domain-containing protein, translating to MASTPTRRKRRLGQFLYELRKRAGKNEQDFTSLTRKSQATLSRIESGRTLPGWTMLGAMLTFYGATAEERREGESLWIEAQQDSKRMEHAGVYNPKARGFIRGESDASAERTVAPLVIPGVLQTLEYALALYVAAHRFVTQPSTDRVVAAHAARSQLLQGPNALSLHALLDEACIRRVVGGPKVMAAQLRYLPKLGAQPNVDLQLIPFEAGAYGTMSGSIILGYEDDQDPDAVYLEITGGGVWVENEVDVRKYTSSFTDIAEKAALPPDRTAEVISEQAANLEKT from the coding sequence ATGGCATCGACCCCGACCAGGCGCAAGCGCCGACTCGGCCAGTTCCTGTACGAGCTGCGCAAGCGCGCCGGCAAGAACGAACAGGACTTCACCAGCCTGACGCGCAAGTCCCAGGCCACGCTGTCCCGCATCGAGTCCGGCCGGACGCTACCTGGCTGGACGATGCTCGGCGCGATGCTGACCTTCTACGGCGCCACCGCCGAAGAGCGCCGCGAGGGTGAGTCGCTGTGGATCGAAGCGCAGCAGGACAGCAAGCGGATGGAACACGCCGGTGTCTACAACCCGAAGGCACGCGGTTTCATCCGCGGCGAGAGTGACGCCTCCGCTGAGCGGACGGTCGCCCCGCTGGTGATCCCGGGCGTGCTTCAGACGTTGGAGTACGCCCTCGCGCTGTACGTCGCGGCGCACCGATTCGTCACCCAGCCGTCCACTGACCGCGTGGTCGCCGCCCACGCCGCGCGAAGCCAGTTGCTTCAAGGTCCGAATGCGCTCAGCCTGCACGCACTCCTCGACGAGGCGTGCATCCGGCGCGTTGTCGGCGGCCCCAAGGTCATGGCCGCTCAACTGCGGTACTTGCCGAAACTTGGCGCACAGCCCAACGTCGACCTGCAACTGATCCCGTTCGAGGCCGGGGCCTACGGCACGATGTCCGGCTCGATCATCCTTGGCTACGAGGACGACCAGGATCCCGACGCCGTCTATCTCGAAATCACTGGTGGCGGCGTGTGGGTGGAGAATGAGGTGGATGTCCGGAAGTACACGTCGTCCTTCACGGACATCGCGGAGAAGGCTGCGCTGCCGCCCGACAGAACAGCCGAAGTGATCAGCGAACAGGCTGCCAACCTGGAGAAGACATGA
- a CDS encoding DUF397 domain-containing protein produces MDQSRVPLYDDKAAVRDSLDFSSATWLSGDDPEGTGKVEIAFVDSGGTTYIGMRNSAQPDGPILVFTTSEWDAFLAGARDGEFGEPW; encoded by the coding sequence GTGGATCAGAGCAGAGTTCCGCTCTACGACGACAAGGCCGCCGTCCGGGATTCGCTCGACTTCTCCTCGGCCACCTGGCTCAGCGGCGACGACCCCGAGGGAACCGGCAAGGTCGAGATCGCCTTCGTGGACTCCGGTGGTACCACCTACATCGGCATGCGGAACAGCGCGCAACCCGACGGGCCGATCCTCGTCTTCACCACCAGTGAGTGGGACGCCTTCCTTGCCGGGGCAAGGGATGGCGAGTTCGGCGAGCCTTGGTGA
- a CDS encoding ESX secretion-associated protein EspG — protein MSRTTTVQELSAVEFEACWEHLQLGELPYVLDVPSAGTTWTERRQILNGVISGLTERGLADHRGLVPELVEALTTLAQFRWAIDARVFADSRTRYVRGAVSGDWAALAVLESDRVGLWPMPDHAVIGQLVALTGDARTPRVASANIQERVLEAAASRAGADVRALAHELVNLGERADQARALAHAWSEAHAMGQFTAIRCDRDGTLRRMETAVGWHTNREGQFLHLRNNGWLTVTPGGPAQLTAQLKRLLGEQ, from the coding sequence GTGAGCCGGACGACCACCGTCCAGGAACTGTCCGCGGTCGAGTTCGAGGCGTGCTGGGAACACCTCCAGCTTGGCGAACTGCCCTATGTGCTGGACGTGCCCAGCGCGGGCACCACCTGGACGGAACGGCGGCAGATCCTCAACGGGGTGATCAGCGGGCTCACCGAGCGCGGATTGGCCGATCACCGAGGTCTGGTGCCGGAACTGGTTGAGGCGTTGACGACGCTGGCGCAGTTCCGGTGGGCCATCGACGCACGGGTGTTCGCCGATTCCCGCACTCGCTACGTGCGGGGCGCCGTGTCCGGGGATTGGGCGGCGCTGGCCGTGCTGGAGTCCGACCGGGTTGGGTTGTGGCCGATGCCGGATCACGCGGTGATCGGTCAGCTCGTCGCGTTGACCGGGGACGCCCGGACACCGCGGGTGGCCTCGGCCAACATCCAGGAACGTGTGCTGGAGGCCGCGGCCAGCCGTGCAGGCGCCGATGTGCGGGCCCTGGCACACGAGTTGGTGAACCTGGGTGAGCGGGCTGATCAGGCTCGCGCGCTCGCACACGCCTGGAGTGAGGCGCACGCGATGGGCCAGTTCACCGCCATCCGCTGCGATCGGGACGGGACGTTGCGCCGGATGGAGACGGCGGTGGGCTGGCACACCAACCGGGAAGGCCAATTCCTGCACCTGCGCAACAATGGCTGGCTGACCGTCACGCCTGGTGGGCCGGCGCAGCTAACCGCCCAGCTCAAGAGGCTGCTCGGCGAACAGTGA
- a CDS encoding PPE domain-containing protein has product MSSNQIGDYRFEGVPLPEKHGWMQGGKGPAELSRAQARLTRLGKALAEADDRLRRAAGKLGAEWDSEAGALAGAQMFRAASWAGNTSTAATTAQGRMQAQADAVSTVTSAVPAKPPVTYTFGDALMDGFTAPGKLFGLSNNMDREVEKQRAADDAANRALYTYKSSSQSHLALVQPLPEAPKLAGAATPEPPGPPPADPPIVPPGGRPRDPRRRDPSIRQRDPGQAGNQQQSGQPGPHDPLLPPQEPLPPGPRPNDQIDPSLFTPGQPPTSPGPIGGPNGPGGPGVPSGGPSGGVAGGVVGGFGPNDSGGGPGGSGGGTLGRGPGHTPGVGNQPGAVRPAPAPGAAGRPGAAGHGFTQPAAPAAGRGEDDVERVNEFWVKDDDLFADERRAAPPVLGEGPG; this is encoded by the coding sequence ATGAGCAGCAACCAGATCGGGGATTACCGTTTTGAGGGTGTCCCGTTGCCGGAGAAGCATGGCTGGATGCAGGGCGGCAAGGGCCCGGCGGAGCTCAGCCGGGCGCAGGCCAGGCTGACGCGGTTGGGCAAGGCCCTGGCTGAAGCTGATGACCGGCTCCGGCGAGCGGCCGGCAAGCTGGGCGCGGAGTGGGACTCTGAGGCTGGTGCGCTGGCCGGAGCCCAGATGTTCCGGGCCGCATCCTGGGCCGGGAACACCAGCACCGCCGCGACCACCGCACAAGGGCGGATGCAGGCTCAGGCCGACGCGGTCTCGACCGTGACGTCGGCGGTACCGGCCAAGCCGCCGGTCACCTACACCTTCGGCGACGCCCTCATGGATGGCTTCACCGCCCCGGGGAAGTTGTTCGGGCTGTCCAACAACATGGACCGCGAGGTCGAGAAACAGCGGGCGGCCGATGACGCGGCCAACCGGGCGCTGTACACGTACAAGTCCTCCTCCCAATCGCATCTGGCCTTGGTCCAGCCGTTGCCGGAGGCACCGAAGCTGGCTGGTGCGGCCACACCGGAGCCCCCCGGACCGCCACCGGCGGATCCGCCGATCGTTCCTCCCGGCGGTCGGCCGCGGGACCCACGGCGCCGTGACCCCTCGATCCGGCAACGCGACCCGGGCCAGGCCGGTAACCAGCAACAGTCGGGGCAGCCTGGCCCCCACGATCCGCTGCTTCCGCCGCAGGAACCACTGCCACCCGGACCGCGGCCGAACGACCAGATCGACCCAAGCCTGTTCACCCCTGGACAGCCGCCCACATCTCCCGGCCCGATCGGCGGCCCCAATGGTCCCGGCGGTCCCGGTGTCCCGTCCGGCGGACCGAGTGGTGGCGTCGCCGGCGGTGTTGTGGGTGGATTCGGTCCCAACGACTCGGGCGGCGGACCTGGCGGTTCCGGCGGCGGAACCCTCGGCCGCGGCCCTGGCCACACTCCGGGCGTGGGCAACCAGCCTGGCGCAGTTCGTCCCGCTCCGGCACCAGGTGCGGCTGGTCGACCTGGTGCCGCGGGGCATGGCTTCACCCAACCGGCCGCGCCCGCCGCCGGGCGAGGCGAGGACGACGTGGAGCGGGTCAACGAGTTCTGGGTCAAGGATGACGACCTGTTCGCCGACGAGCGCCGGGCTGCTCCGCCGGTGCTCGGAGAGGGTCCGGGGTGA
- a CDS encoding toprim domain-containing protein, giving the protein MAADLNLRRALGRLSIIAAANHIGRFQQPMKVGCPRCAQHLPAGWASRWNCPGCSGGGDQVNYLMSSGLSFPDTRNLLLANVLDWSSWEKAALRRALPMPFVLTRIGIPLRHGRIRCVNDNAHRRGDTDPSCSVYADAVHCFACGLHEDVFGVWSRVRRVDFLTTWRELLILAQDLDHPVPVEPGGLRTTAPRDGTAFAELYAAVLDCCEPLADTPGASYLTGRAINPVTTQRLGVRWVSNPALGRIQRLLGSHPDNLVAEAGLVDDRGLFTLRRHRLLFPACVDGKIVWLQGRSTNPTVAKRWRWRSLNGITPVPLGLDQLHSADPADPVHVAEGPTDWLALACLGRIAIGVPGAQAMATWWLRLLAGRRVVLCHDGDAAGELGARLWREQLEPFRATVQRLPLPPGLDLSDCIVLLQSQGRPGELPEPVALPEPVE; this is encoded by the coding sequence GTGGCAGCCGACCTGAACCTACGGCGTGCGCTCGGCCGGTTGAGCATCATCGCCGCGGCCAACCACATCGGCCGCTTCCAGCAGCCGATGAAGGTGGGCTGCCCGCGATGCGCACAGCACCTCCCGGCTGGCTGGGCCAGCCGTTGGAACTGCCCGGGGTGTTCCGGTGGCGGCGACCAGGTCAACTACCTCATGTCGTCCGGGCTGTCCTTTCCGGACACCCGGAACCTGTTGCTGGCCAACGTGCTCGACTGGTCGAGCTGGGAGAAGGCAGCGCTGCGGCGGGCTTTGCCGATGCCGTTCGTGCTGACCAGGATCGGGATCCCGTTGCGACACGGACGCATCCGCTGCGTCAACGACAATGCACACCGCCGAGGTGACACTGATCCGTCCTGTTCGGTGTACGCGGACGCGGTGCACTGCTTCGCGTGCGGGTTGCATGAGGACGTCTTCGGTGTCTGGTCCAGGGTTCGCCGGGTGGACTTCCTGACCACTTGGCGGGAACTGCTCATCCTGGCCCAGGATCTGGACCACCCAGTCCCGGTGGAGCCCGGGGGTCTCCGTACCACCGCACCCCGGGATGGGACGGCGTTCGCGGAGCTGTACGCCGCCGTGCTCGACTGCTGCGAACCCCTGGCTGACACACCAGGCGCGTCCTACCTGACAGGTCGGGCGATCAACCCGGTGACGACGCAACGCCTCGGGGTCCGCTGGGTGTCCAACCCGGCACTCGGCCGGATCCAACGGCTACTCGGCAGCCACCCGGACAACCTGGTGGCTGAGGCCGGACTGGTCGATGACCGCGGGCTTTTCACCTTGCGGCGGCACCGGCTGCTGTTCCCGGCGTGTGTCGACGGGAAAATCGTGTGGCTGCAAGGACGATCCACCAACCCGACGGTGGCCAAGCGGTGGCGGTGGCGTTCGCTGAACGGCATCACCCCGGTCCCGCTTGGTCTTGACCAACTCCATTCCGCTGATCCCGCTGATCCAGTCCATGTGGCTGAAGGTCCGACCGACTGGCTGGCCCTGGCCTGCCTCGGGCGGATCGCGATCGGGGTGCCCGGGGCACAGGCGATGGCCACCTGGTGGCTTCGTCTGCTCGCCGGACGGCGCGTCGTGCTCTGCCATGACGGCGACGCCGCCGGCGAACTCGGCGCGCGGTTGTGGCGCGAGCAACTGGAACCGTTCCGCGCAACGGTCCAGCGGCTACCGCTGCCCCCGGGCCTCGACCTGAGCGACTGCATTGTCCTCCTCCAGTCGCAAGGTCGGCCCGGCGAACTGCCCGAGCCGGTTGCCCTGCCGGAGCCCGTCGAGTAG
- a CDS encoding PE domain-containing protein, with translation MHEGNGGSMPPGGGGGAGFKVNKENVLQMAKETQDTAQWLYEEVRVCEADIRMEPARLDPVSKDVAKVLNGMFADNADSYVQRGYQYVRTLEDAVAQMKAAAKDYGYTDAEITTALAGEGNPNA, from the coding sequence GTGCATGAGGGGAACGGCGGCTCGATGCCGCCCGGAGGCGGTGGCGGGGCCGGTTTCAAGGTCAACAAGGAGAACGTCCTCCAGATGGCCAAGGAAACCCAGGACACTGCCCAATGGCTGTACGAGGAAGTGCGAGTCTGCGAGGCAGACATTCGGATGGAGCCTGCTCGACTGGATCCGGTGAGCAAGGACGTCGCCAAAGTACTCAACGGCATGTTCGCCGACAACGCGGACTCCTATGTCCAGCGCGGCTACCAGTATGTGCGGACGTTGGAGGACGCGGTCGCGCAGATGAAAGCCGCCGCCAAGGACTACGGCTACACGGACGCCGAGATCACCACTGCACTCGCTGGTGAGGGGAACCCGAATGCGTGA
- a CDS encoding DUF397 domain-containing protein: MTRKTWRTSSYSQPSNACVEVATSPTAVHIRDTKNRGGGELAFATSAFKSFLVKFANSEHR; this comes from the coding sequence ATGACCCGCAAGACATGGCGTACCAGCAGTTACAGTCAACCGTCGAACGCGTGCGTCGAAGTAGCGACCAGCCCCACAGCGGTGCACATCCGCGACACGAAGAACCGCGGCGGCGGCGAGCTGGCTTTCGCCACCTCGGCCTTCAAGAGCTTCCTCGTCAAGTTCGCGAACAGCGAGCATCGGTAG